Proteins from one Hydrogenivirga caldilitoris genomic window:
- the lepB gene encoding signal peptidase I: MKNAPKWLVEFAVIIGVVLLIRATLLQAFNIPSASMQPTLLIGDFILVNKLVYRLSEPRRGDIVVFKYPNNPSLDYIKRVIAGPGDVVEFEEFYDSKAEVKVYRVKVNGEEYELQYKTLRNFDGRFYYEFDEKVPLGGKFISHRVWYSAYPTKVAGLVSYNGEDCLQQKYNLCVKFRVPEGHYFVMGDNRDNSEDSRFWGFVPRENIVGKAFVIYFSGEVPPLTPEDVTFYTGFRQLFLAILHPRPSRIGNYFIY, translated from the coding sequence ATGAAAAACGCACCCAAGTGGTTGGTTGAGTTTGCGGTCATAATTGGGGTGGTTTTGTTGATAAGAGCCACCTTGCTCCAAGCTTTCAATATACCCTCAGCTTCTATGCAGCCTACCCTACTCATAGGGGACTTTATCCTGGTTAACAAACTCGTTTACAGACTCTCAGAGCCCAGAAGGGGGGATATAGTTGTCTTCAAATACCCCAACAATCCTAGCCTTGATTACATAAAGAGAGTGATAGCAGGTCCGGGGGATGTGGTTGAATTTGAGGAGTTTTACGACAGTAAGGCGGAGGTCAAGGTTTACAGGGTTAAGGTCAACGGGGAGGAGTACGAGTTACAGTACAAAACTTTGAGGAACTTTGATGGGCGTTTTTACTACGAATTTGATGAAAAGGTTCCTTTAGGGGGTAAGTTTATCTCTCACAGGGTATGGTACTCCGCATATCCTACAAAGGTTGCTGGTCTGGTATCTTACAACGGTGAGGACTGCCTTCAACAAAAATACAACCTCTGTGTCAAGTTCAGGGTTCCGGAGGGACACTACTTTGTTATGGGGGACAACAGGGATAACAGTGAAGATAGCAGGTTCTGGGGCTTTGTCCCCCGTGAGAATATAGTAGGAAAGGCTTTTGTTATTTACTTTTCCGGAGAGGTTCCACCCCTTACCCCTGAGGACGTTACCTTTTACACAGGTTTCAGGCAACTATTCCTTGCTATCTTACACCCTCGCCCAAGCCGTATAGGAAATTACTTCATATATTAG
- a CDS encoding TlyA family RNA methyltransferase, with translation MVRLDKLILEKGLVDSREKAQAIIMAGQVLVNGHRVDKPGHRVTEDAKIEVLALPRYVSRGGEKLEGALRRFRIDPSGKVALDVGSSTGGFTDCLLQHGAIRVYAVDVGRGQMDIKLRKDPRVILYERTDARSLTEEHVPEKVDILTADVSFISLTKILPAVVKFMKEEGTLICLVKPQFELCPKKVKKGIVKNREDKKEAILKVANLLTELGLNIHGVIKSFPLGTKGNEEFFMFASYAEALTDIEKAIEDALDESFGVSINKA, from the coding sequence ATGGTCAGGCTTGACAAACTTATTTTAGAAAAAGGGTTGGTTGATTCCCGGGAGAAAGCCCAGGCGATAATAATGGCTGGGCAAGTACTGGTCAACGGGCACAGGGTTGACAAACCCGGACACAGGGTAACAGAAGATGCAAAAATTGAAGTCCTTGCACTTCCAAGGTACGTGTCCCGTGGTGGTGAAAAGCTGGAAGGAGCCCTAAGAAGGTTCAGGATAGACCCTTCAGGTAAAGTGGCTCTGGATGTAGGCTCCTCAACGGGTGGGTTCACAGACTGTCTCCTTCAACATGGTGCCATCCGTGTATACGCTGTGGACGTTGGCAGAGGTCAGATGGATATAAAACTCAGGAAAGACCCGCGGGTTATCCTTTATGAAAGGACAGACGCCAGGTCACTCACAGAGGAGCACGTACCGGAAAAGGTTGACATCCTGACGGCAGATGTATCCTTCATATCGCTCACAAAGATACTACCGGCTGTAGTCAAGTTTATGAAAGAGGAAGGGACGCTCATATGCCTTGTCAAACCTCAGTTTGAGCTGTGCCCAAAGAAGGTAAAGAAGGGGATAGTTAAAAACAGGGAAGACAAAAAGGAAGCCATTTTGAAGGTCGCGAACTTACTTACAGAGCTTGGTCTTAACATCCACGGAGTGATAAAGTCCTTCCCCCTGGGAACAAAGGGAAATGAGGAGTTCTTCATGTTCGCTTCATACGCTGAGGCTTTAACTGACATTGAAAAAGCTATAGAGGATGCTCTTGATGAGTCTTTCGGTGTGTCAATCAACAAAGCTTGA
- the rlmN gene encoding 23S rRNA (adenine(2503)-C(2))-methyltransferase RlmN: MKFITGYTLEELKRELSLLGLEDFRAKQVLKWLYKKFVTDFSQMTDLSKEHRLLLGEHYEFHPLERLEKVEAPDAIKYLFKTRDGHVIETVLIKERDHLTLCVSSQIGCAVGCTFCATAVDGLLRNLSTAEIIDQFILVQQDTKERIRNVVFMGMGEPLANYENVRRATQIMVSPWGLDLSKRRVTISTSGLIAPLRRMSEDPLMRELNLAVSINSPFQQARESIMPLTKTNTLSDLMELLKRYPLPVYRRITLEYVLIEGINDSEREAAELVKLIGKHKKRFKVNLIPFNPDPNLPYRRPALNRVLNFQRILWENGVSTFVRFSKGADVFGACGQLRAKRECVNISSS, from the coding sequence ATGAAGTTTATCACTGGCTACACTCTTGAAGAGCTAAAGCGAGAACTTAGCCTTCTTGGTCTTGAGGATTTCAGAGCCAAACAGGTTCTAAAGTGGCTTTACAAAAAGTTCGTGACCGACTTCTCCCAGATGACCGACCTCTCAAAGGAACACAGACTCCTCTTGGGTGAGCACTATGAATTCCATCCCCTTGAAAGGTTAGAGAAGGTTGAAGCTCCGGATGCCATCAAGTATCTATTTAAAACCCGTGATGGACATGTTATTGAAACTGTACTTATAAAGGAGAGAGATCACCTTACCCTCTGTGTTTCTTCGCAAATCGGTTGTGCCGTTGGTTGTACTTTTTGTGCAACGGCCGTTGACGGTCTGCTCAGGAACTTGAGCACAGCTGAGATAATAGACCAGTTTATCCTGGTACAGCAGGACACAAAGGAGAGGATAAGGAATGTGGTCTTTATGGGGATGGGAGAACCTCTGGCTAACTATGAGAACGTCAGGAGGGCCACCCAGATAATGGTTTCACCCTGGGGACTTGACTTGTCAAAGAGAAGGGTAACCATATCCACAAGCGGGCTTATCGCTCCTTTGAGAAGGATGTCCGAAGACCCCCTTATGAGGGAGCTCAACCTTGCGGTTTCAATAAACTCACCTTTCCAGCAGGCGAGAGAAAGTATAATGCCCCTTACTAAGACCAACACCCTTTCAGACCTTATGGAGCTACTTAAGAGGTATCCTCTGCCCGTATATAGGAGGATAACTTTAGAGTATGTCCTTATAGAAGGCATCAACGATTCGGAGAGGGAGGCGGCGGAGCTTGTAAAGCTTATAGGGAAACATAAGAAGAGGTTTAAAGTAAACCTCATTCCCTTTAACCCAGACCCTAACCTGCCCTACAGGAGACCTGCACTCAACAGGGTGTTGAACTTTCAGAGAATCCTGTGGGAGAACGGAGTATCTACCTTTGTCAGGTTCAGCAAAGGTGCTGACGTCTTCGGAGCGTGTGGTCAGCTCAGGGCAAAGAGGGAATGTGTTAATATATCATCTTCATGA
- a CDS encoding M23 family metallopeptidase yields the protein MRKVLLLSLLFAVSGSFSKRSEMPILPPEPFSEEVPKDLRELVYIKTVEESKPDIWPVVGIVTSDYGWRKRGRAKEFHSGVDIGASYGSKVVATASGYVLFSGWVRGYGKTVVIYHGYGYVTLYAHMSSVVVERGENVSKNRVIGYVGSSGRTTGPHLHYEVIKYGIRQNPITYLP from the coding sequence ATGAGGAAGGTTCTACTACTTAGCCTCCTTTTTGCTGTAAGCGGCAGCTTTTCTAAGAGGAGTGAGATGCCAATACTGCCGCCCGAACCGTTCTCTGAAGAAGTCCCCAAGGACCTTCGGGAGCTTGTATATATAAAAACGGTTGAAGAGTCCAAACCGGATATATGGCCTGTCGTAGGTATAGTAACCTCTGACTACGGATGGCGGAAAAGGGGAAGAGCGAAAGAATTTCACTCTGGTGTTGACATAGGAGCTTCCTACGGTAGTAAAGTTGTTGCTACAGCCTCTGGTTACGTTCTCTTCTCTGGCTGGGTCAGGGGGTACGGAAAAACGGTTGTTATATACCATGGCTACGGATACGTTACCCTTTACGCCCACATGTCCTCTGTTGTTGTTGAAAGGGGAGAGAACGTTTCAAAGAACAGGGTGATCGGCTACGTTGGTTCTTCGGGTAGAACTACCGGACCACACCTTCACTATGAGGTCATAAAGTACGGAATAAGGCAGAATCCGATCACTTATCTTCCTTAA
- a CDS encoding ABC transporter ATP-binding protein, whose amino-acid sequence MENLFWLLRKARPYLPLLFLSILGSLLQSGGATAITFLVKGIIDNVFILKEREELLKTTALLITSALVMQLGFFMSKYLVSLASERTLRDIRADIFGKLLRVPFNFFVKSKSGDIISRIVSDVDKVRQILVDQIPTLLREPFVGLALLGVLIYRDLLLTTVLIVVLPMMSFTVKFFGGKKGKHLSRTQEGTAELTQTLSQTLQGIENVKVFSAESKLFETFKRFNEKIYRSSVKAEFYITGNTVINYVSGYLVVAGVLFYGGYRILHGDITPGDFISYLTALFMVQPPILNTQKALMNLRGTLPVVKRLIDLLNTEEERSGRVEFEGLKESVEFVNASVVVDGRHILKDIKLTLRKGDRVGIVGHTGSGKSTLVKIIPRLVDYIGSVKIDGVELYEFELSSLRSRIGMATQETFLLNATVRENMLIAKPDATDTEIWQALKLALCDFVEDMDRGLDSMVGERGYSLSGGERQRLSLARLFLKNPDIVILDEATSALDMSTEKRLLKNLFEFFEGKTMLIVAHRLSNVMECNRIVVVREGTIVEEGNFYTLMERRGEFYRIFKEGKVV is encoded by the coding sequence ATGGAAAATCTTTTTTGGCTTTTAAGAAAGGCAAGACCCTACCTGCCACTACTCTTCTTGTCTATCCTTGGTTCCCTACTTCAATCCGGGGGTGCTACCGCCATAACCTTTCTGGTTAAGGGCATAATTGACAACGTCTTTATACTCAAGGAGCGAGAGGAACTCCTCAAGACCACAGCTCTCCTGATTACATCGGCTCTCGTGATGCAGTTAGGATTTTTTATGTCTAAGTATCTGGTAAGCCTTGCTTCTGAAAGAACTTTAAGAGACATAAGAGCGGACATATTTGGAAAGCTTCTTCGTGTCCCCTTTAACTTCTTCGTGAAGAGCAAGAGCGGAGACATAATAAGCAGAATAGTTAGCGATGTTGACAAGGTCAGGCAGATACTCGTAGACCAAATACCCACTCTGCTTAGAGAACCTTTCGTGGGGTTAGCTCTTTTGGGCGTTCTAATTTACAGAGACCTATTGCTTACGACCGTTCTCATCGTTGTGTTACCCATGATGAGCTTTACAGTGAAGTTCTTCGGTGGTAAGAAGGGTAAGCATCTAAGCAGAACTCAGGAGGGTACGGCGGAGCTTACTCAAACCTTGTCCCAGACTCTTCAGGGAATAGAGAACGTGAAGGTGTTCTCGGCGGAGAGCAAGCTTTTTGAGACCTTTAAAAGATTCAATGAAAAGATATACAGGTCTTCTGTGAAGGCAGAGTTTTACATAACAGGGAACACAGTGATAAACTACGTTTCAGGTTACCTTGTAGTGGCGGGTGTCCTGTTCTACGGGGGTTATCGTATACTCCACGGGGACATAACTCCGGGGGACTTCATATCTTACCTGACAGCCCTTTTCATGGTTCAGCCACCTATCCTCAACACCCAGAAAGCCCTTATGAATTTAAGAGGAACCCTTCCGGTTGTTAAGAGGCTCATAGACCTTTTAAATACGGAAGAAGAAAGGTCGGGAAGGGTGGAGTTTGAAGGGCTAAAGGAAAGTGTGGAGTTCGTAAATGCAAGTGTAGTGGTAGATGGCAGGCACATACTCAAGGATATTAAGCTCACTCTAAGGAAGGGTGACAGGGTCGGTATAGTGGGACATACTGGTTCTGGGAAAAGCACCCTTGTAAAGATTATCCCAAGGCTCGTTGATTACATCGGAAGCGTCAAAATAGATGGTGTTGAACTCTATGAGTTTGAGCTCAGTTCACTTAGGAGCCGTATAGGAATGGCGACGCAGGAAACCTTCCTGTTGAATGCCACAGTTAGGGAAAATATGCTCATAGCCAAACCCGACGCCACGGATACGGAAATATGGCAAGCTCTGAAGTTAGCTTTGTGCGATTTCGTAGAGGACATGGATAGAGGGCTGGATAGCATGGTTGGTGAGAGAGGCTACTCACTCTCCGGTGGTGAGAGACAAAGGCTTTCTTTAGCCAGGCTCTTCTTAAAGAATCCTGACATAGTTATCCTTGACGAGGCAACCTCTGCACTTGATATGAGCACGGAAAAGCGGCTGCTCAAAAACCTCTTTGAGTTCTTTGAGGGGAAAACTATGCTTATAGTTGCCCACAGGCTATCCAACGTTATGGAGTGTAACAGGATAGTTGTGGTCAGGGAGGGGACTATAGTTGAAGAAGGAAACTTTTACACCCTCATGGAACGCCGTGGAGAGTTCTACAGAATTTTTAAGGAGGGTAAGGTGGTATAA
- a CDS encoding DUF507 family protein, translated as MKLPERLVERIADRIVDELTKEKIIEPEDPELFKRKIIAIFKKAEEEDRLLDEKTKEILKEKMNLLEETDLDYRTAFKAVKAKLAEEMKINVNRRERMNQIANMIRDLIMADDTVEIYEDPPVIRKKVSEVLKDAIKEEEEIERAVRAKIREYSRNILEGTPEWNILYKRIYEDELKQRGLA; from the coding sequence ATGAAACTCCCCGAGAGGCTTGTAGAGAGGATAGCTGATAGGATAGTTGATGAGTTGACTAAGGAGAAGATAATAGAGCCAGAAGACCCCGAGCTTTTTAAGAGGAAGATAATAGCTATATTTAAGAAAGCCGAAGAGGAGGACAGGCTCCTGGATGAAAAGACAAAGGAGATACTGAAGGAAAAGATGAACCTCCTTGAAGAAACAGACTTAGACTACAGGACAGCTTTCAAAGCGGTAAAGGCAAAACTCGCCGAGGAGATGAAGATAAACGTAAACAGAAGGGAGAGGATGAACCAGATTGCAAACATGATAAGGGACCTGATAATGGCAGACGATACCGTAGAAATATATGAAGACCCTCCCGTAATAAGGAAAAAGGTATCAGAAGTGCTCAAAGACGCCATTAAGGAAGAGGAGGAGATAGAGAGGGCGGTCAGAGCGAAGATAAGAGAGTACTCAAGGAACATACTGGAAGGTACTCCAGAGTGGAATATCCTGTACAAAAGGATATACGAGGACGAGCTCAAGCAAAGGGGCTTGGCTTAA
- the rpoZ gene encoding DNA-directed RNA polymerase subunit omega — protein sequence MSRRPDIEGALKKVSSRYELVHAAVKRTLQLLQEGDDFFIRGERELIKKTFQSIEDIAKGKAKIVRRD from the coding sequence ATGTCAAGGAGACCTGATATAGAAGGGGCTCTTAAGAAGGTTAGCTCAAGGTACGAGCTTGTTCATGCGGCTGTAAAGAGAACCCTTCAGCTCCTTCAAGAGGGAGACGATTTCTTCATAAGGGGAGAAAGGGAACTTATAAAGAAAACCTTTCAGTCTATTGAGGACATAGCAAAGGGAAAGGCAAAAATAGTCAGGAGAGATTAA
- the gmk gene encoding guanylate kinase: MAKLFILSAPSGTGKSTIAEKLLQQIEGMKKVVTATTREPRPGERHGIDYIFMSKQEFEEGIRKGLFLEYANVYGNYYGTPKDQIERNMREGYDSLLVIDVQGAFKVKSINPEAISVFVLPPSLEELRRRIIGRGFKDSNVQERLSTAKGEIPCARNFDYIIINDFINKAVEQVKSIIVASRCERDSVLSNLRNLLHNEELIELIEGGDCYVKET, translated from the coding sequence ATGGCTAAGCTCTTTATCCTCTCTGCACCTTCTGGAACAGGTAAGAGCACCATAGCGGAAAAGCTCCTTCAGCAGATTGAGGGGATGAAAAAGGTTGTAACCGCCACCACCAGAGAGCCCAGACCTGGTGAGAGACACGGAATTGATTATATATTCATGAGTAAACAGGAGTTTGAAGAAGGCATACGTAAAGGACTTTTCCTTGAGTATGCGAACGTTTATGGAAATTACTACGGGACTCCCAAAGACCAGATAGAGAGAAATATGAGGGAAGGTTACGATTCCTTGTTGGTTATAGACGTTCAGGGCGCCTTTAAGGTCAAGAGCATTAATCCTGAGGCTATTAGCGTGTTTGTGTTACCCCCTTCTCTGGAAGAGTTAAGAAGGAGAATAATAGGGAGAGGTTTCAAGGATAGTAACGTTCAGGAGAGGTTGTCCACTGCTAAGGGTGAGATCCCTTGTGCTAGGAACTTTGACTATATTATAATTAACGACTTCATAAACAAAGCCGTGGAGCAGGTGAAAAGTATCATCGTTGCCTCAAGGTGTGAAAGGGATAGTGTGCTAAGTAATCTCAGGAACTTGCTCCATAACGAGGAGCTTATAGAGCTTATAGAAGGAGGTGATTGTTATGTCAAGGAGACCTGA
- a CDS encoding bis-aminopropyl spermidine synthase family protein, whose protein sequence is MDILSYVAQEVQKETGVRLHKRNVERVIAAALVTRDFWKLVDLSDLPVPAASGIVKKLVSEGILFINEKEDILLTQKGYDIVAELGIEPFVDYTCQACEGRGYPFYADKELYRTFVELTKDRPKAIRDYDQGSVTPETTVSRVLFIDSRGDLRGKDIIVMGAEDDLTGLAIALTRKAHRVLIIDIDKRLIDFDNRIFKELGIDNAEAKVWDLRNPLGEDMLGQFNVFVTDPPETFAAFKAFIGRGIATLKEEGCAGYFGLTLRDSSLFRWREFQETLVGEYGVVITDIVQDFNHYMNWDYHSETKAAELAPVRRDPTDIWYRSSWYRVETLPGFKRWNEPISDDVFYLDEEGSTT, encoded by the coding sequence TTGGACATACTTTCATATGTTGCGCAGGAAGTTCAGAAGGAAACTGGTGTAAGGCTCCATAAGAGGAACGTAGAGAGGGTTATAGCCGCCGCTCTCGTAACGAGAGACTTCTGGAAGCTTGTTGACCTGTCAGACCTTCCTGTGCCAGCAGCCTCGGGCATAGTCAAGAAGCTGGTTTCAGAGGGGATACTGTTCATAAACGAGAAGGAGGACATACTCCTCACCCAAAAGGGGTATGACATAGTTGCCGAGCTTGGGATTGAACCCTTTGTAGATTATACCTGTCAAGCCTGTGAAGGCAGAGGCTACCCCTTCTATGCTGACAAGGAGCTCTATCGTACTTTCGTTGAGCTTACAAAGGACAGACCCAAAGCTATAAGAGACTACGACCAGGGGTCTGTAACTCCAGAGACTACTGTATCAAGGGTTCTCTTCATAGATTCTCGTGGGGACCTCAGGGGTAAGGACATCATAGTTATGGGTGCGGAGGATGACCTTACGGGTCTTGCTATCGCCCTTACGAGGAAGGCTCACAGAGTTCTGATTATAGATATAGACAAAAGACTGATAGACTTTGACAACAGAATATTTAAAGAGCTGGGGATAGATAACGCTGAGGCGAAGGTTTGGGACCTGAGGAATCCCTTGGGAGAGGATATGTTGGGTCAGTTTAACGTCTTTGTAACTGACCCTCCGGAGACCTTTGCTGCCTTCAAGGCTTTCATAGGTAGAGGAATAGCCACCCTTAAAGAGGAAGGCTGTGCAGGTTACTTCGGACTCACCCTCAGGGATTCTTCCCTTTTTAGGTGGAGAGAGTTTCAAGAGACCCTTGTTGGAGAGTACGGGGTTGTGATAACGGATATTGTTCAGGACTTCAACCACTATATGAACTGGGATTATCATTCTGAAACCAAAGCTGCCGAACTTGCTCCCGTTAGGAGAGACCCTACAGACATATGGTACAGGTCTTCCTGGTACAGGGTTGAAACTCTTCCCGGCTTCAAGAGGTGGAACGAGCCAATATCGGACGATGTTTTCTATCTTGATGAGGAAGGTTCTACTACTTAG